GGCGGGCCGGGTGGTGGACCGGGAGGCCCCGGCGGAGGCGGGCCCGGCGGGCCGGGAGGTTTCGGCGGCGGCGGCATCTTCTTGATGGGAGGCGGAGGCGGGCGCGGGCGTGGGCGCTTCGACATCAACCGCCCCCACGGCGCCCTGTTCTACACCCTGAGCGATTCCGCCTTCGACGCTGCCCCCTACTCCCTCACCGGCCAGCCCGCCAGCAAACCCAGCTACACCCGGCACAGCTTCGGCGCGGTGCTGGGCGGGCCGCTGAACATCCCCAAGATCTACCACGGCGGCGACAAGACCTTCTTCTTTCTCTCCTACAACGGGTCGGTGGGAGATTCTCCCTACAATGCCTTCAGCACGGTGCCCACCCTGGACGAACGCAAGGGGATCTTCCCGGTGCCCATCTACGACCCGGCGACCCACCTGCCCTTCCTGAACAACACCATCCCCGGGGGCATGATCAGCACGGCCGCGTTGAACCTGCTGCCCTTTATCCCCGAGCCCAACCTGCCGGGGACGATCGACAACTTCCACTTCGTGACCTCGGCCACCAACAACACCAACAACGTCAACGTGAGGTTGATCCACAACTTCGGGACGCTGTTGAACACGCTGCGGCCGGGTGGGCAGCGCAACCTGATCACCTTCGGCTTCCACTACCAGACCTCCGACGCCACGCTGACCAATCCCTTCCCCAGCGTGGGCGGTGACACTTCCGCGCAGAGCTTCGATATCCCCATCGCCTACATCCGCAGCTTCCACAAGATCACCAACATCCTGCGCTTCGACTTCAACCGCAACCGCGTGGAAACCACGAACCTCTATGCCTTCGTGACCGACGTGGCAGGGCTGGCGGGGGTGACGGGGGTTTCGACCGACCCCTTCGACTGGGGCCTGCCCAACCTGTCGTTCAGCAACTTCGCCGGCGTGCACGACATCAATCCCCTGCTGCAACGCAACCAAACCCTCTCCCTCTCCGACTTCATGGTGTGGACGCACGGCAAGCACACGCTGCGCTGGGGCGGCGACTTCCGGCGGCTGCAGATCAACACGCACACCGACAGCAACGCGCGCGGCAGCTTCGTCTTCACCGGGGTGAACACGGCGCAGTACGTGGGCGGCCTGCCGGTGGCGGGCACGGGGGTGGACTTCGCCGACTTCCTGCTGGGCCTGCCGCAGATGACCTCGGTGCAGTTCGGCGCCAATAATTTCTACTTCCGCGGCAACTCCTGGGACCTCTTTGTCCAGGACGACTGGCGGGTGCGCGGCAACCTGACCCTCAACTTCGGGCTGCGCTACGAATACGTCTCGCCCTACACCGAGCTGAACAACCAGATCGTGAACCTGGACGCGAACCCGCAGTTCACCGCGGTGGCGCCGGTGCTGCCGGGACAGGTGGGTCCCTTCAGCGGGGTCTTTCCGCTCAGCCTGGTCCGCCCCGATCGCAATAATTTCGCCCCCCGCATCGGCATCGCGTGGAAGCCCTTCGCCAAGACGGTGGTGCGCGCCGGCTACGGCATCAACTACAACACCGGCCAGTACACCAACCTGGTGCAGCAACTGGCCTTCCAGCCGCCCTTTTCCTTCACCCAGACCAACGTGGAGTCGGCCACGCTGCCCCTGACCCTGGAGAACGGCTTCCCGCCGGTCCCGCCCTCCACCATCACCAACAACTACGGCGTGGACGTCGATTACGCGCTGGGCTACGTGCAGATCTGGAACCTGGACGTCCAGCGTGAGATCACGCCCACGCTGATGCTGAACCTGGACTACACCGGCACCAAGGGCACGCACCTTGACATGCTGGAAGCGCCCAACCGCTCCTTCACGGGGGTACGCATCCCCGGGGTGCAGCCCTTCCTGTGGGAGACCTCCGTGGGCGACTCCATCGCCAATGCGGGCACGGTGCGGCTGCGCAAGCGCCTGCAGCACGGCGTTTCCATCGGCGGCAGCTATACCTGGTCCAAGTCCATCGACAACGCCTCCAGCATCGGAGGCGGGCAGGCGGTGGTGGCGCAGAACGCCTTCGACCTGGCGGCCGAGCGCGGGCCCTCCAGCTTCGACCAGACCCAGCGCTTCACCGCCGACTACCTCTGGGAGCTTCCCTTCGGGCGCGACCGGCGCTGGCTGGCGCAGCCGGGCGCGCTGCGCACCCTGCTGGGAGACTGGTCGTGGAGCGGCGACTGGACCATCGCTTCGGGCATGCCCTTCACCGCGCGCGTGCTGGGTAACTTCGCCGACGTCAACCGCGGCACCAACGGCACCTTGCGCGCCGACTACAACGGCCAGCCCATCTCCCTGCCCGACCCCAGCATCGCGGAGTGGTTCAACACCGCTGCCTTCAGCGTCCCCCCGGACGGACTGCTGGGCACGGCCGGGCGCAACACCATCCGCGGGCCCGGGCAGGTGCTGTTCGACATGGCCCTGAGCAAGGTGTTCTCCGTGAGCGAGACCCGCCTGCTGGAGTTCCGCGCCCAGGCCACCAACATCTTCAACACTCCGCAGTTCACCAGCATCGACACGGCGGTGAACTCGCCCACCTTCGGACGCGTGGTCGCGGTGGGGCCCATGCGCACCATGCAAGTGGTGGCGCGCTTCCGCTTCTGAGGCCATCTATGACGCAGACACGGACCAACTGGAGACGAAGAGCGCCGGCGCTGCTGCTGGGCCTGGCTCTGGCCGGCGCTGCCCTGCCCGCACAGCAACCGCAGCCGCAGTACACCATCCGGGCCAACGCGGAGCTGGTGCTGGTGAACGTCACCGTGCGCGACAAAAAGGGTGAGTTCGTGCGCGGCCTTACCCAGAGCGATTTTACGGTGCTGGAGGACGGCAAGCCGCAGAAGGTCCTGAGCTTCGACATCGAGAACCCGGACGCCGTGGCCGAGGCAGGGCCGCAGCAGGCGACATTGCCGGGGACCCCGTCCGCGCCGGGTGCGGCACCGCCAGCGGCAACTTCCTCCGCTGCCTTCAAGGACCGCCGCCTGGTGATCCTGTTCTTCGATCTGACCTCCATGCAGCCGGAGGAGATCGAGCGCGCGGTCAAGGCGGCGCAGAACTACGTGGACACGCAGATGGCGGCCGCCGACCTGGTCGCGGTCGTCTCTCTGGGCAGCTCGCTGAAGGTGGACCTGGACTTCACCTCCGACCGCACCGCCTTAAAGAAAGTGCTGGCCGCCTACAGCCTGACCGGCGGCCAGGGCTACGAAGCGGGCTCGACGGGAACGACCGAAGGAACGCCCGATACCGGCCAGTCCTTCACCCCGGACGAGACCGAATACAACATCTTCAACACCGACCGGCGTCTGGAGGCGCTGCGCTCGGTGGCCGCCACCCTGACGCACATCGACCAGAAGAAATCGCTCATCTACTTTTCCAGCGGCATGGACCGCACCGGGGTGGAGAACCAGTCGGAGCTGCGGGCCACCATCAACGCCGCCGTGCGCGCTAACCTGGCTATCTACACCATGGACCTGCGGGGCCTCGAGGCGCTGGTGCCGGGCGGGGAGGCGCAGCAGGCCAGCCTGCGCGGCACCGCCGCCTACTCCGGGCGCGCCACCCTCAACCAGTTGAATTCCAACTTCTCCAGCCAGGAGACGCTGGTCACGCTGGCGGGCGACACCGGCGGCCGCGCCTTCCTCGACAGCAACGATTTTTCCCGCGTCTTCCGCCAGGTGCAGGCCGACACCGGCACCTACTATGTGCTGGGCTACCGCAGCTCCAACCCGGCGCGCGACGGGCGCTACCGGCGCATCACCGTGCGCCTGAACCGCCAAGACGCGAAGCTGGACTTCCGCCGCGGCTACTATGCACCCTCGGATTTCCAGCACTCCTCGCGCGACGACCGCGAGCGGCAACTGGCGGAGGCGCTGAACTCCGATCTTCCCGTGACCGACTTCCCCGTCTACCTGGCCACCGCCTACTTCCGCTCTGATGGCGGACGGTTCTACGTCCCGGTCTCGCTGGCGGTGCCGGGCT
This genomic interval from Terriglobales bacterium contains the following:
- a CDS encoding VWA domain-containing protein; protein product: MTQTRTNWRRRAPALLLGLALAGAALPAQQPQPQYTIRANAELVLVNVTVRDKKGEFVRGLTQSDFTVLEDGKPQKVLSFDIENPDAVAEAGPQQATLPGTPSAPGAAPPAATSSAAFKDRRLVILFFDLTSMQPEEIERAVKAAQNYVDTQMAAADLVAVVSLGSSLKVDLDFTSDRTALKKVLAAYSLTGGQGYEAGSTGTTEGTPDTGQSFTPDETEYNIFNTDRRLEALRSVAATLTHIDQKKSLIYFSSGMDRTGVENQSELRATINAAVRANLAIYTMDLRGLEALVPGGEAQQASLRGTAAYSGRATLNQLNSNFSSQETLVTLAGDTGGRAFLDSNDFSRVFRQVQADTGTYYVLGYRSSNPARDGRYRRITVRLNRQDAKLDFRRGYYAPSDFQHSSRDDRERQLAEALNSDLPVTDFPVYLATAYFRSDGGRFYVPVSLAVPGWEIPFTHGGDQDKATLDVMGLVLDEAQRPIGQVRDTVKLAVAGTQQVRRKNVQYDTGFLLPPGKYHLKFVVRENQTGRMGSFETDLVVPDLEKAPVKLSAIVLASQMQPAGKGKSENPLVKDGNELIPNVTHVFSSGQHLYFYYEVYDPGREGKEGVHVLSNVAFFRGKVKAYETPLVEAKQINLPARHAVAFQLDVPLSQLKAGFYVCQVNVVDDAAGRFQFPRVGMLVRP
- a CDS encoding TonB-dependent receptor produces the protein GGPGGGPGGPGGGGPGGPGGFGGGGIFLMGGGGGRGRGRFDINRPHGALFYTLSDSAFDAAPYSLTGQPASKPSYTRHSFGAVLGGPLNIPKIYHGGDKTFFFLSYNGSVGDSPYNAFSTVPTLDERKGIFPVPIYDPATHLPFLNNTIPGGMISTAALNLLPFIPEPNLPGTIDNFHFVTSATNNTNNVNVRLIHNFGTLLNTLRPGGQRNLITFGFHYQTSDATLTNPFPSVGGDTSAQSFDIPIAYIRSFHKITNILRFDFNRNRVETTNLYAFVTDVAGLAGVTGVSTDPFDWGLPNLSFSNFAGVHDINPLLQRNQTLSLSDFMVWTHGKHTLRWGGDFRRLQINTHTDSNARGSFVFTGVNTAQYVGGLPVAGTGVDFADFLLGLPQMTSVQFGANNFYFRGNSWDLFVQDDWRVRGNLTLNFGLRYEYVSPYTELNNQIVNLDANPQFTAVAPVLPGQVGPFSGVFPLSLVRPDRNNFAPRIGIAWKPFAKTVVRAGYGINYNTGQYTNLVQQLAFQPPFSFTQTNVESATLPLTLENGFPPVPPSTITNNYGVDVDYALGYVQIWNLDVQREITPTLMLNLDYTGTKGTHLDMLEAPNRSFTGVRIPGVQPFLWETSVGDSIANAGTVRLRKRLQHGVSIGGSYTWSKSIDNASSIGGGQAVVAQNAFDLAAERGPSSFDQTQRFTADYLWELPFGRDRRWLAQPGALRTLLGDWSWSGDWTIASGMPFTARVLGNFADVNRGTNGTLRADYNGQPISLPDPSIAEWFNTAAFSVPPDGLLGTAGRNTIRGPGQVLFDMALSKVFSVSETRLLEFRAQATNIFNTPQFTSIDTAVNSPTFGRVVAVGPMRTMQVVARFRF